One segment of Theobroma cacao cultivar B97-61/B2 chromosome 9, Criollo_cocoa_genome_V2, whole genome shotgun sequence DNA contains the following:
- the LOC18588065 gene encoding uncharacterized protein LOC18588065 — MSDRVFPSSKPAAAAAPPAANGGTGGAAAAATTATTNGGTTKTHLYNPTSRPPYRPQPHNRRHHHRPRRNYCCCFCFWTILIILILALLVAITGTVLYILYRPHRPSFTLASLRVHRLNLTTTADSSASHLSTLFNLTLSSKNPNSHLSFSYDPFVVSCVTSNSDAFIGNGTLPAFFSNSKNETTFRGVVVTTSSDLDAETVNNLRSDLKKKNEILLKVRMDTRVTVKMDGLKSKKVGIRVTCDGIKGALPKGKSPSVANVSGAKCKVDLRIKIWKWTF; from the coding sequence aTGTCAGACAGAGTCTTCCCTTCCTCCAAACCGGCCGCCGCTGCTGCTCCACCTGCCGCAAATGGTGGCACTGGAGGTGCTGCAGCAGCCGCTACAACCGCTACGACCAATGGTGGCACCACAAAAACCCACCTTTACAACCCTACTTCTCGCCCACCGTACCGTCCGCAGCCTCATAACCGCCGTCACCACCACCGTCCACGGCGGAACTATTGTTGCTGCTTCTGTTTCTGGACCATCCTCATAATTCTCATCCTTGCCCTTTTAGTGGCCATCACGGGCACCGTCCTTTACATCCTTTACCGCCCTCACCGCCCTTCTTTTACCCTTGCTTCTCTCCGTGTTCACCGCTTAAACCTCACGACCACCGCGGACTCCTCGGCTTCCCACCTATCAACCCTTTTCAACTTGACACTTTCTTCCAAAAACCCAAACTCccatctttccttttcttacgACCCTTTTGTAGTCTCATGCGTAACAAGCAACAGCGATGCTTTTATAGGCAACGGAACATTGCCAGCTTTCTTCAGTAACAGCAAGAATGAGACAACTTTCAGGGGAGTGGTGGTAACGACATCAAGTGATCTAGATGCGGAGACGGTGAACAACTTAAGATCGGatctgaagaagaaaaacgAGATCTTGTTGAAAGTTCGGATGGACACGAGAGTGACAGTGAAAATGGATGGATTGAAGAGCAAGAAAGTTGGGATTAGGGTAACGTGTGATGGGATTAAAGGAGCTCTACCAAAAGGTAAGTCACCATCGGTGGCTAATGTTTCTGGGGCTAAGTGTAAGGTTGATCTCCGGATCAAGATCTGGAAATGGACTTTTTGA
- the LOC18588062 gene encoding zinc transporter 4, chloroplastic, with product MFFIEEIWPLLHLNRFGSKTRLFSESLLGTVTDSMTNTSCQSSELEVCRDESAALKLKLIAIASILLAGVAGIAIPLIGKHRKFLRTDGSLFVAAKAFAAGVILATGFVHMLSGGTDALTDPCLPKYPWSKFPFSGFFAMIASLVTLLVDFVGTQYYERKQGLARGSMEEQSSVGPVEPDSESANVPIVEGKDWNGGKVFGEEEGGGMHIVGMHAHAAHHRHSHPHGQDGCDGLVRSRGHEHDRGHGHSHGHGHGHGHSHGHGHGHEHGLGGGDDDSGVRHVVVSQILELGIVSHSVIIGLSLGVSQSPCTIRPLIAALSFHQFFEGFALGGCISQAQFKTLSTTIMACFFVITTPAGIGIGTAIASFYNPYSPAALVVEGILDSLSAGILVYMALVDLIAADFLSKRMSCNFRLQIASYFMLFLGAGLMASLAIWA from the exons ATGTTCTTCATTGAG GAAATCTGGCCGCTGCTCCACCTTAATCGTTTCGGATCAAAGACTAGGCTTTTCTCAG AGTCCCTTTTGGGGACGGTAACCGATTCAATGACCAACACAAGCTGCCAATCATCGGAGCTAGAGGTTTGCCGTGACGAGTCAGCAGCGTTGAAGCTAAAGCTTATAGCAATAGCCTCCATCCTTCTTGCTGGCGTCGCTGGCATTGCTATTCCGCTCATTGGCAAGCACCGTAAGTTCCTCCGTACTGATGGGAGCCTCTTTGTTGCCGCCAAGGCCTTCGCCGCCGGCGTAATTCTTGCTACCGGCTTCGTCCACATGCTCTCTGGTGGTACCGATGCTCTCACGGATCCTTGcttaccaaaatacccttggtCAAAGTTCCCATTTTCAGGGTTCTTTGCTATGATTGCTTCTTTGGTTACTTTGCTTGTGGATTTTGTGGGGACTCAGTATTATGAGAGGAAACAAGGTTTAGCTAGGGGAAGTATGGAAGAGCAGAGTAGCGTCGGGCCGGTGGAGCCGGATTCGGAGTCTGCAAATGTGCCAATTGTGGAAGGGAAGGATTGGAATGGGGGGAAGGTTTTTGGGGAAGAGGAAGGTGGGGGCATGCACATTGTTGGGATGCATGCTCATGCAGCACATCATAGGCATAGTCATCCACATGGACAGGATGGTTGTGATGGACTAGTGAGGAGTCGTGGACATGAACATGACCGTGGACATGGGCATAGTCATGGACACGGACATGGACATGGGCATAGTCATGGACACGGACATGGACATGAGCATGGCTTAGGAGGTGGGGATGATGATAGTGGAGTGAGGCACGTCGTAGTTTCCCAG ATTTTGGAGCTTGGAATTGTATCACACTCAGTAATCATTGGCCTATCACTGGGTGTTTCCCAGAGTCCATGCACGATAAGACCTCTAATTGCAGCATTATCATTTCATCAGTTCTTTGAAGGATTCGCACTTGGAGGCTGCATCTCCCAAGCTCAATTCAAAACTCTATCAACCACAATAATGGCATGTTTTTTTGTCATAACAACCCCAGCTGGAATTGGCATTGGGACTGCCATTGCTTCATTCTACAACCCTTACAGCCCAGCAGCTCTGGTTGTTGAAGGCATCTTAGACTCTTTGTCAGCTGGAATTCTAGTTTATATGGCTTTAGTAGATCTAATTGCTGCAGATTTTCTTAGTAAGAGGATGAGCTGCAATTTTAGACTTCAAATAGCATCTTACTTTATGCTCTTCCTAGGAGCTGGTTTGATGGCTTCCCTTGCCATCTGGGCCTAA
- the LOC18588064 gene encoding uncharacterized protein LOC18588064, translating to MVWMVNQQVTRGRRCRICGIALLCWLFFMMVTPKIPLSYRHHLFADMRNFLGVPNTLNVITNFPFLIVGVLGFVLSLGGGSFFNISLRGEVWGWLLFYGGIASVAFGSAYYHLKPDDNRAMWDTLPMMIAYSSLFSSFILERLGERIGLSCLFSLLVLAVLSTSYARTFNDLRLCMTFQLIPCIALPIMTFLFPPKYTHSGYWLWTSGVCILAKIEALADMKIYRANNYIISGHSLEHLCSAIAPVLVTVMLMHRSSRFQRLGEIKECP from the exons ATGGTTTGGATGGTGAATCAACAGGTAACAAGAGGAAGAAGATGTCGAATATGTGGAATTGCATTGCTATGTTGGCTTTTCTTTATGATGGTTACTCCTAAGATCCCACTTTCTTATAGGCACCATCTCTTCGCTGACATGCGCAATTTCCTCG GAGTTCCTAACACGTTGAATGTGATCACCAATTTCCCTTTTCTGATTGTGGGTGTTCTGGGATTTGTTCTTTCCCTGGGAGGAGGAAGCTTTTTCAACATAAg TTTGAGAGGAGAGGTGTGGGGTTGGTTGCTATTCTACGGAGGGATAGCTAGTGTGGCTTTTGGTTCTgcttattatcatcttaagcCTGATGACAATAGAGCAATGTGGGACACCTTGCCG ATGATGATTGCATATTCCTCACTATTCTCTAGTTTTATTCTGGAAAGACTAGGAGAGAGGATTGGATTAAGTTGCCTGTTTTCACTATTAGTTCTTGCTGTTCTAAGCACAAGTTATGCAAG AACATTTAATGATCTTCGGTTGTGCATGACATTCCAGTTAATTCCATGCATAGCTCTTCCAATCATGACATTTTTGTTCCCACCTAAATATACGCACTCAGGATACTGGCTTTGGACATCGG GGGTTTGCATCCTAGCCAAAATCGAAGCTCTTGCTGACATGAAAATATACCGTgcaaataattatattatcagTGGACACTCCTTGGAGCACCTATGTTCAGCAATTGCCCCTGTTCTGGTTACAGTTATGCTCATGCATAGAAGCAGCAGATTTCAGAG ATTAGGTGAAATCAAAGAATGTCCTTGA
- the LOC18588061 gene encoding probable beta-1,3-galactosyltransferase 12: MPLFSHRSSSPIPSFYSSSKPLKPSRPISTLSSTRAPLPLIVFSLLCLFIGLSGTLFAISAIRRRQPLPVFRCGKSEDTFRAFYSSSVSGKLADDNNEGLVDRPKFLGFVGIQTGFESGDRRDALRSTWFPSDPDGLLRLEQATGLSFRFVIGKSKDLKKMAKLEKEIEKYRDFMLIDVEEEYHRLPYKTLAFFKAASRLFEADYYVKADDDIYLRPDRLATLLAKERSHSLTYIGCMKKGPVITDPKLKWYEKSGHLIGNEYFLHAYGPIYVLSAEVVASLAAARNNSLRMFNNEDVTIGSWMLAMNVHHEDNRAICDPRCTPTSIAVWDIPKCSGLCNPASRLKDLHKIGMCSKSPTLPPDDR, encoded by the exons ATGCCACTCTTCTCTCACCGCTCCTCCTCTCCAATCCCTTCCTTCTACTCCTCCTCCAAACCGCTCAAGCCTTCAAGGCCCATTTCAACCCTTTCCTCAACTCGCGCTCCTCTGCCACTTATCGTCTTTTCACTCCTCTGCCTCTTCATCGGTCTCTCCGGAACACTCTTCGCCATCTCCGCCATCCGCCGCCGTCAACCCTTACCCGTCTTCCGATGTGGCAAATCCGAGGACACCTTCCGAGCCTTTTACTCTTCCTCTGTTTCTGGAAAGCTCGCCGATGACAATAACGAAGGTTTAGTTGATCGCCCCAAGTTTCTCGGCTTCGTGGGCATCCAAACCGGGTTCGAATCAGGTGATCGACGGGATGCCCTTCGGAGCACCTGGTTTCCCTCCGACCCAGATGGTCTTTTAAG GCTGGAGCAAGCTACGGGTCTAAGTTTCAGGTTTGTAATAGGGAAATCGAAAGATTTGAAGAAAATGGCAAAGCTTGAGAAAGAGATtgaaaagtacagagattttATGCTTATAGATGTTGAGGAAGAGTATCATAGGCTTCCTTACAAAAC ATTGGCGTTCTTCAAAGCAGCTTCGAGACTTTTTGAAGCAGATTATTATGTCAAAGCTGATGATGACATTTATTTGCGTCCAG ATCGGCTCGCAACTCTTCTTGCTAAGGAACGAAGCCATTCTCTGACTTACATTGGGTGCATGAAGAAGGGACCTGTCATCACTGACCCTAAATTGAAATG GTATGAGAAATCAGGACATCTGATAGGAAATGAGTATTTCTTGCATGCTTATGGTCCTATATATGTTCTCTCTGCAGAGGTGGTGGCTTCCTTGGCAGCTGCTAGGAATAACAG TTTGAGAATGTTCAACAATGAGGATGTCACTATTGGATCATGGATGCTAGCTATGAACGTGCATCATGAAGATAACCGAGCGATATGTGATCCTCGATGTACACCTACATCAATAGCAGTCTGGGATATTCCAAAATGCTCAG GTTTATGCAATCCAGCTAGCAGACTGAAGGATCTTCATAAGATAGGTATGTGCTCCAAAAGCCCAACATTGCCTCCTGATGACAGATGA
- the LOC18588059 gene encoding putative GATA transcription factor 22 translates to MTPVYLNPPPLPFPLVKLKEEQHLQLFLSPQQAATSLSASTFLNSNTASHQDQTVTKPEESKPHDHKGNQFMTHEGSIDQQASSSSSLQSAVDQSTANGYNLSFSRKEDGDCESASGNGSSVKWMSSKVRLMKKMMNSNCSGVDDKPPKFTQRLQYPVHDSDETNSFSKANNTVRVCSDCNTTTTPLWRSGPRGPKSLCNACGIRQRKARRAMEAAAAAAAENGAAAAADASSMKIKVHIHKEKKSRTSHVAQCKKQVKPPYYSPQSQKKLCFKEFALSLSKNSALQRVFPQDVEDAAILLMELSCGLVHS, encoded by the exons ATGACGCCGGTGTATCTGAATCCACCACCCCTTCCTTTTCCCCTTGTGAAGCTAAAAGAGGAGCAACATCTCCAGCTTTTTCTTTCACCCCAACAAGCTGCTACTTCTCTGTCTGCTTCCACTTTCCTCAACAGTAATACTGCTTCTCATCAAGATCAAACAGTGACTAAACCTGAAGAATCAAAACCCCATGATCACAAG ggCAATCAGTTTATGACTCATGAGGGATCAATTGATCAACAAGCAAGCTCATCATCTTCACTTCAATCTGCGGTGGATCAAAGCACAGCCAATGGCTATAATTTATCCTTCAGTAGAAAAGAGGATGGGGATTGTGAAAGTGCAAGTGGTAACGGATCATCAGTAAAGTGGATGTCCTCCAAGGTGAGGctaatgaagaaaatgatgaactCCAATTGCAGTGGAGTAGATGATAAACCACCGAAATTTACACAGAGGCTCCAATATCCGGTGCATGATAGCGATGAAACCAATTCTTTCAGTAAAGCCAATAACACCGTTAGAGTCTGCTCCGACTGCAACACAACCACAACTCCTCTTTGGAGAAGTGGCCCTCGAGGCCCCAAG TCTCTTTGCAACGCTTGTGGGATTCGGCAAAGGAAGGCAAGGCGAGCCATGGAAGCAGCAGCGGCGGCGGCGGCTGAAAATGGTGCAGCTGCAGCAGCAGATGCATCATCTATGAAGATTAAGGTACACATccacaaggaaaagaaatcgCGTACGAGCCATGTTGCGCAATGCAAGAAACAGGTCAAGCCTCCATATTATTCCCCTCAAAGCCAAAAGAAGCTTTGCTTCAAGGAGTTTGCTTTGAGTCTGAGTAAGAACTCAGCTTTGCAGCGTGTGTTTCCTCAGGATGTGGAAGATGCCGCAATCCTCCTAATGGAGCTATCTTGTGGCCTTGTTCACAGTTGA
- the LOC18588063 gene encoding bromodomain-containing protein DDB_G0278469, whose protein sequence is MALTLHSWLPPSSSLFIFSSLCPSIVVVLFLFFSLGKKQEKQAMLEESMSTAGPSIWASIFSWFTPTVFFVFLNLTIGTIYLTSSLASNKPGVGEGQRQEGEETPKLVRHPSVLQRLKSINLSPYRSQEPVSTTVTAYERIPDVDDAHFSFQQQTPEQDQRQQQPSIFRSPSVLQRLKSVNLYSYLSPERTTVHKNQEIYTHYTPAQAREEEEEQQKQESEEEQENQGGLKEEVIEEEEERIQGQERTLDEIFSQLKDGHVRRTKSDTKPSSGEIPTKLPKNMRKSASVKSAFSHFEEEDIVETRRPATVREGKAKATEEDEEVDAKADDFINKFKQQLKLQRIDSILRYKETVNRGSGR, encoded by the coding sequence ATGGCCTTAACCCTCCACTCCTGGCTCCCACCCTCatcttcattatttattttttcttctctctgcCCTTCCATTGTGGTTGtgctctttctctttttctctcttggcaagaaacaagaaaagcaAGCCATGTTGGAAGAATCAATGTCGACTGCTGGACCGTCCATCTGGGCTTCCATATTCAGCTGGTTTACTCCAACTGTTTTCTTTGTATTCCTCAATCTTACAATTGGTACCATTTATCTTACTTCCAGCTTGGCTTCCAACAAGCCTGGTGTTGGGGAAGGGCAGAGACAGGAAGGAGAAGAAACCCCAAAACTTGTTAGACATCCCTCTGTGTTACAGAGGCTGAAATCTATCAACTTGTCTCCTTATAGATCCCAGGAACCTGTTAGCACTACTGTCACTGCCTATGAGAGAATCCCAGATGTGGATGATGCTCATTTCTCTTTTCAACAACAAACCCCTGAGCAAGACCAGAGGCAGCAACAGCCTTCCATCTTTAGATCTCCTTCCGTTTTGCAAAGGCTTAAGTCTGTTAACCTCTATAGTTACTTGTCTCCAGAGCGGACCACCGTTCACAAAAACCAAGAAATTTACACCCATTACACTCCAGCGCAAGCCcgtgaggaagaagaagaacaacaaaagcaagaatctgaagaagaacaagaaaaccAAGGAGGGCTGAAGGAAGAAGTAATAGAAGAGGAAGAGGAGAGAATCCAAGGTCAAGAGCGAACCCTTGATGAAATATTCAGTCAGCTGAAGGATGGTCATGTTAGGAGGACCAAATCCGACACCAAACCATCATCTGGGGAGATACCAACTAAGCTGCCAAAGAATATGAGGAAATCAGCTAGCGTTAAATCGGCCTTTTCACATTTTGAGGAAGAGGACATCGTGGAAACTCGTCGGCCAGCTACTGTGAGGGAAGGCAAGGCTAAAGCCACAGAGGAGGATGAGGAGGTGGACGCCAAAGCTGATGATTTTATCAACAAGTTTAAGCAGCAGCTGAAGTTGCAGAGGATTGATTCCATCCTTAGGTACAAGGAGACAGTGAATAGAGGGAGTGGACGGTGA